In Trichlorobacter lovleyi, the DNA window CTGCAGGTGGCCCGGGGGGTCAGGATGACCGTGATTCTGTCGGTGCTGTTCTCACTTCTGTCGGTTGTCGGGGGGATTGTGCTGTCGTTTCTGCTGAACCTGCCGTCAGGCGCCACCATCATTCTGCTGGCGTTTGTGATCTTTTGTGCCGGTTATCTCTTCAGGCAGGTATCTGCAGCCGGCAGGCAGGAGAACAGATGATTGGGCCGGTCGGATAGCAGCTCTATGCGAGTGCAGCAACTGAGGTATAACCGTCTTGCGCTAGGCTTAGGCGGGGGAGCAGGCAGTTCATAATGATGCAGACAACTGCCGAACCGGTTTAGAAGTAAAAACTGAAGTCCTTCCATTCATGTTTGTTTTCTTCAAGGCTGGCAACCAGCTCGTCCACAATATCCGGATCAAACTGCTTCTCTTTCAGCTTGATTATTTCATCAACCGCCTCTTCCCGGCTCATGGCTGGACGGAATGAACGGGGTGAGACCATGGCGTCAAAGGCATCGGCCACGCAGATGATCCGTGCATGCAGAGGGATTGATTCATCCTGCAGGCGGGCCGGATAGCCGGTGCCGTCCCAGCGTTCATGGTGGTGCATGATGGTGGGCAGAATATGTGAAAGGTTTTCCAGGCCAACGATCAGCAGGCCTGCCTTGAGCGGGTGTTCCCGCATGATGATCTCTTCGCGCTGATCAAGCGGATTGGGTTTGTTCAGGGTTGCTTCGGTTGTGCCGACCGCCTTGCCGATGTCGTGCAGGATTGCACCGGCATAGAGATCCCGCAGTTCTATCTGGGACAGCCCCATACGGGCGCCGATGGCCAGGCTGATTTCAGCTACCCTGCGGGTATGGCCCTGGATATAGGTGTCTTTGACCTCAAGCGCCTCCACCAGCACCTGGATCAGGTTGTTCACAAAGCGTGGATCCCACGTTTGGGCTATGTCATACGGTTTTGGCATGGTAATCCTCTATAGCGTAAAATACGCTACTGTCAACCCGGCCCTATCGCTTTCCCTGAGCCAGCCTGGCCGAAGCCGGGTCTCTGCGCAGTAGCCACATGCAGAGCGGACCCAGCAGTCCCCCCAGCCCTACCGTGGTAAAGGCGATCCCCCAGGCACCGTTGATGCCGGGCCAGGGCTGCCAGTCCTGAAAACGGTCCAGTGCCCAGCCAAAGACGGTGGGGGAGATCATCCCCATGGTGTAGCCCACCAGCGATTGCATGCCCATGGCAGCCCCCAGATAACCCGGAGCTACCAGTTCGGTCAGGGCAGTGGAAAAGACTGGCGATTCTGCCACAATCAGCCAGCCATAGACTGCGCCCACGAGCAGGGTCAGCCAGAGATTGCTATTGATCAGCCAGCCAAACAGGAATGAACAGACAACAGAACCCAGCATGACCACACTGACGGTGGTGGTGCGGCCAAAACGGTCAGACAGGCTGCCGGTAATGGCGGTGGAAAAGGTACCGATTCCCACCAGTGCGGCAGCAATGGCGGCTGCTGTGGCTGTGGCCCTGGCGGTGCTGAACCCCCAGCCGGTCAGTGCGGCAGCAAAGAACGGGGCCAGCCAGCTGCGCATGCCGTACATCTCCCACATATGGCTGGCATACCCCAAGATAACCAGCAGGGCCGGCCGGTTCTGCAAGATCTCGCCGTTAAA includes these proteins:
- a CDS encoding HD-GYP domain-containing protein, which encodes MNNLIQVLVEALEVKDTYIQGHTRRVAEISLAIGARMGLSQIELRDLYAGAILHDIGKAVGTTEATLNKPNPLDQREEIIMREHPLKAGLLIVGLENLSHILPTIMHHHERWDGTGYPARLQDESIPLHARIICVADAFDAMVSPRSFRPAMSREEAVDEIIKLKEKQFDPDIVDELVASLEENKHEWKDFSFYF
- a CDS encoding MFS transporter is translated as MTKQRSNTLWLLTLCCSQIFIMLVFINYSAILPILKIEWEMNNTQAGVIFSVYQLGYIASGVLLSTLSDRLNIRWIFITAALWSGIANLLFGLFAHDYLSGLILRGLTGIGMGGTYMPGLKLVAERFASHQRGRAVGIYVGALVLGASLSLVVPGTIAGVWGWRIAMLACSGGVFVGACLSLLVFRDYRPAPPQPSPRGFNGEILQNRPALLVILGYASHMWEMYGMRSWLAPFFAAALTGWGFSTARATATAAAIAAALVGIGTFSTAITGSLSDRFGRTTTVSVVMLGSVVCSFLFGWLINSNLWLTLLVGAVYGWLIVAESPVFSTALTELVAPGYLGAAMGMQSLVGYTMGMISPTVFGWALDRFQDWQPWPGINGAWGIAFTTVGLGGLLGPLCMWLLRRDPASARLAQGKR